In the Flagellimonas sp. HMM57 genome, one interval contains:
- a CDS encoding ribonuclease Z → MIFDKEGTTTTVFQENISISTFLENFKNGYAKIKHDNIILNLFSFNALTSDDILEFLVVSNTHKASGKSFVLVTDKVSYDEIPEEISLVPSIQEAKDIIEMEEIERDLGI, encoded by the coding sequence ATGATTTTCGATAAAGAGGGAACTACAACAACGGTTTTTCAAGAAAACATATCAATTTCTACCTTCTTGGAAAACTTTAAGAATGGGTATGCTAAAATTAAGCACGACAACATCATTCTGAATCTTTTTTCATTCAATGCACTAACTTCAGATGATATCTTGGAGTTTTTGGTGGTTTCGAATACGCATAAAGCTTCGGGCAAATCTTTTGTCTTGGTAACCGATAAAGTGTCCTATGATGAGATTCCAGAAGAGATTAGTCTGGTTCCCTCAATACAGGAAGCCAAGGATATAATTGAGATGGAAGAGATTGAACGGGACTTGGGAATTTAG
- the rpsA gene encoding 30S ribosomal protein S1: MAEEKASVEVEETTETVKETKEEVQTQQDPKEYLENFDWEKYEEGIERVDDTKLKEFEALVEENFVDTADEEVVEGKVVHMTDREAIIDINAKSEGVISLNEFRYNPDLKVGDKVEVLIDIREDKTGQLVLSHRKARTIMAWDRVNAAHDKEEIVQGFVKCRTKGGMIVDVFGIEAFLPGSQIDVKPIRDYDQYVGKTMEFKVVKINHEFKNVVVSHKALIEADIEEQKKEIIGQLEKGQVLEGVVKNVTSYGVFIDLGGVDGLIHITDLSWSRINHPNEVVELDQKLNVVILDFDDNKSRIQLGLKQLEKHPWDALGDEIKIGDKVKGKVVVIADYGAFIEVAEGVEGLIHVSEMSWSTHLRSAQDFVSVGDEVEAVVLTLDREDRKMSLGIKQLTPDPWTDITSKYPVGSRHKGIVRNFTNFGVFVEMEEGIDGLIYISDLSWTKKIKHPSEFVTVGDTLEVEVLELDVDGRKLSLGHKQTTENPWDKYAEEFAEGTVHKAAISEIVDKGATVTFNDDIVGFIPSRHMEKEDGKKLGKGEEVDFKIIEFNKDFKRVVASHTAIFREQEERNVNTAKRKAAAAAEESKTTLGDANAQLQALKDKMEADSKK; the protein is encoded by the coding sequence ATGGCTGAAGAAAAAGCAAGCGTTGAGGTAGAAGAAACTACCGAAACAGTAAAAGAAACAAAAGAAGAAGTTCAGACCCAACAAGACCCAAAAGAGTATCTTGAAAATTTTGATTGGGAAAAGTACGAAGAAGGCATTGAGCGCGTAGACGATACAAAGCTCAAGGAATTCGAAGCACTTGTAGAGGAAAACTTTGTGGATACCGCAGATGAAGAAGTGGTTGAAGGTAAAGTAGTTCACATGACCGACCGTGAGGCAATCATTGACATCAATGCAAAGTCCGAAGGTGTTATTTCGTTGAACGAGTTCCGCTACAATCCTGACCTTAAAGTTGGGGATAAAGTTGAGGTTCTTATCGATATTCGTGAAGACAAGACCGGACAATTGGTGTTGTCCCACAGAAAAGCAAGAACGATCATGGCTTGGGATAGAGTCAATGCTGCCCATGACAAAGAAGAGATTGTTCAAGGTTTTGTAAAATGCAGGACCAAAGGAGGTATGATCGTAGATGTTTTTGGAATCGAGGCATTCTTGCCAGGTTCGCAAATTGACGTAAAACCTATTCGTGACTACGATCAGTATGTTGGTAAAACCATGGAATTCAAAGTGGTTAAGATCAACCACGAATTCAAAAATGTAGTTGTTTCCCACAAAGCACTTATCGAAGCGGATATTGAAGAGCAGAAGAAGGAAATCATTGGTCAGTTGGAAAAAGGACAAGTATTGGAAGGCGTTGTCAAAAACGTTACTTCTTACGGCGTCTTTATCGACCTTGGTGGTGTTGATGGATTAATCCATATTACCGACCTTTCTTGGAGCAGAATCAACCACCCGAACGAAGTTGTTGAATTAGACCAAAAACTAAACGTGGTAATCCTTGATTTTGATGATAACAAATCAAGAATCCAGTTAGGTCTTAAGCAATTGGAGAAACACCCATGGGATGCCCTTGGGGATGAGATAAAAATTGGTGACAAGGTTAAAGGTAAGGTTGTGGTCATTGCCGATTACGGTGCCTTTATCGAAGTGGCCGAAGGTGTGGAAGGATTGATTCACGTTTCTGAAATGTCCTGGTCTACGCACTTAAGGTCTGCACAAGATTTTGTTAGCGTAGGTGATGAGGTTGAAGCAGTTGTATTGACCTTGGATAGGGAAGATCGTAAGATGTCCCTAGGTATCAAGCAATTGACTCCAGACCCATGGACAGATATTACATCTAAGTATCCAGTAGGTTCCAGACACAAAGGAATCGTAAGAAACTTTACAAACTTTGGTGTGTTCGTTGAAATGGAAGAAGGAATCGACGGATTGATTTATATCTCCGACCTTTCTTGGACCAAGAAAATCAAGCACCCATCAGAATTTGTAACCGTTGGCGATACGTTGGAAGTTGAAGTATTGGAATTGGATGTGGACGGACGTAAGCTAAGTCTTGGTCACAAACAGACTACCGAGAATCCTTGGGATAAATACGCTGAAGAGTTTGCGGAAGGAACGGTACACAAAGCAGCGATTTCTGAAATCGTTGACAAAGGTGCCACGGTGACTTTCAATGATGATATTGTAGGTTTTATACCTTCAAGACACATGGAGAAAGAAGATGGCAAAAAGCTTGGAAAAGGCGAAGAGGTCGATTTCAAGATCATTGAGTTCAACAAAGACTTTAAACGTGTTGTTGCAAGTCATACCGCTATCTTTAGAGAGCAAGAAGAACGCAACGTAAATACAGCTAAAAGAAAAGCTGCTGCAGCTGCAGAGGAGTCCAAAACCACGCTTGGTGATGCGAATGCTCAGTTACAGGCGTTGAAGGATAAAATGGAAGCTGATTCTAAAAAGTAA
- a CDS encoding LysM peptidoglycan-binding domain-containing protein codes for MSAKAKYQAVLDLGQELGIQGGDVSEDGGVLKIKGTANTPYEKNAIWDKIKQIGGENPSDVQANISVADDSVYHRHTVKSGESLSKIAKHYYGDAMKYNKIFDANTNILSNPDVIHPDQVLVIPNI; via the coding sequence ATGAGTGCAAAAGCAAAATACCAAGCAGTTTTGGATTTAGGTCAAGAATTGGGGATACAAGGCGGTGATGTTTCTGAAGACGGAGGCGTTTTAAAAATTAAGGGAACAGCAAATACGCCTTACGAGAAAAATGCCATTTGGGATAAAATTAAACAAATTGGTGGTGAAAACCCATCTGATGTTCAAGCGAACATATCTGTTGCGGATGACTCCGTGTATCACAGGCACACAGTAAAAAGTGGAGAATCTTTAAGTAAGATTGCCAAACACTACTATGGTGATGCCATGAAATACAATAAAATCTTTGATGCCAATACCAATATTTTGAGCAACCCGGATGTTATCCATCCCGACCAGGTGTTGGTGATTCCGAATATTTAA
- a CDS encoding ribonuclease Z — protein sequence MKLTILGCYSATPRTFTNPTSQVLEIRNHMFLIDCGEGTQVQLRKNKIKFSRIKHIFISHLHGDHFFGLPGLVSTFRLLGRESELHIYGPKGIKEAITLLLKLGDSWTNYPLIFHELSSKESELVYEDDQISVYTIPLEHRVYTNGFLFKEKTAPRKLNIEAVAKHKVDKSQFNNIKNGKNGVSKNGTTVLNRELTLDPSPPKSYAFCSDTIYKESILPIIANVDTLYHESTFLETESHLCKKTKHSTAKQAAEIAKKANANRLILGHYSTRYKSIELFKEEAMQIFPNVALAEDGKCFEL from the coding sequence ATGAAGTTAACCATTCTCGGATGCTATTCCGCTACTCCTCGCACGTTTACCAATCCTACTTCTCAGGTTTTGGAAATACGAAACCATATGTTTTTGATTGATTGTGGAGAAGGTACGCAAGTCCAATTACGGAAAAATAAAATCAAGTTTTCCCGAATCAAGCACATCTTTATTTCGCATTTGCACGGAGACCATTTTTTTGGACTGCCGGGGCTTGTTTCCACGTTTCGATTGTTGGGCAGAGAATCTGAACTCCACATATACGGTCCAAAAGGTATTAAAGAGGCTATCACGTTACTGCTCAAATTAGGAGACTCATGGACCAATTACCCTTTAATATTCCATGAATTAAGTTCAAAAGAATCTGAGTTGGTCTATGAAGATGATCAGATAAGTGTATATACAATCCCATTAGAACATAGGGTGTACACCAACGGTTTTTTGTTTAAAGAGAAAACGGCACCAAGAAAATTGAATATTGAGGCAGTTGCCAAGCATAAAGTTGACAAAAGTCAATTCAACAATATTAAAAATGGGAAGAATGGTGTTTCGAAAAATGGGACAACAGTTTTAAATAGAGAGCTTACCCTGGACCCATCACCTCCAAAAAGTTATGCATTCTGTAGTGATACCATCTACAAGGAATCCATCTTGCCCATTATAGCAAACGTTGACACGCTCTATCATGAATCCACTTTTTTAGAAACCGAGTCCCATCTTTGTAAAAAAACCAAACATTCAACAGCAAAACAAGCGGCAGAAATCGCTAAGAAAGCCAATGCGAATCGTCTTATTTTAGGACACTATTCCACTAGATACAAATCTATTGAGCTTTTTAAAGAAGAAGCAATGCAAATATTTCCGAATGTTGCATTGGCCGAGGATGGAAAATGCTTTGAACTCTAA
- the pyrR gene encoding bifunctional pyr operon transcriptional regulator/uracil phosphoribosyltransferase PyrR yields MSQRVLLTSKEINIILHRLACQLLENHLDFTNTALIGIQPRGVYLAERLTKILQEEYKVKHIDLGFLDITFYRDDFGRGDKTLKANTTKINFLVEDRNVVFIDDVLYTGRSIRAALTAIQSFGRPSDIELLTLIDRRFSRHLPIQPNYRGRQVDAINEEKVKVMWEENDGKDSVYLVSK; encoded by the coding sequence ATGAGTCAAAGAGTACTTCTTACTTCAAAAGAAATCAACATTATACTGCATCGTTTGGCTTGCCAGCTTTTAGAAAACCACCTTGACTTTACCAATACTGCCTTAATAGGAATTCAGCCTAGGGGCGTGTATTTAGCAGAGCGTTTGACCAAAATTCTTCAAGAGGAATACAAGGTCAAACATATTGATTTGGGTTTTTTGGATATTACATTTTATCGTGATGATTTTGGCAGGGGCGACAAAACGTTGAAGGCCAATACTACCAAAATTAATTTTTTGGTCGAGGATAGAAACGTAGTTTTTATTGATGATGTACTTTATACCGGAAGAAGCATAAGAGCGGCATTAACCGCCATCCAGTCTTTTGGGAGACCTTCGGATATAGAACTATTGACCTTGATAGATAGAAGGTTCAGTAGGCATTTGCCAATCCAACCCAACTATAGGGGACGACAGGTAGATGCGATCAATGAAGAGAAAGTAAAGGTGATGTGGGAAGAAAATGACGGAAAGGATAGTGTATATTTAGTAAGCAAATAA
- a CDS encoding aspartate carbamoyltransferase catalytic subunit has product MSELSVNHLLGIKYLNKKDIELIFETADHFKEVINRSIKKVPTLRDITIANIFFENSTRTKLSFELAEKRLSADVINFSASQSSVKKGETLIDTVNNILSMKVDMVVMRHPNPGAGIFLSKHVDAAIINAGDGAHEHPTQALLDSYSIREKLGEVAGKNVVIVGDILHSRVALSNIFALKLQGANVKVCGPKTLIPKHIPSLGVQVETDLRKALEWCDVANMLRVQNERMDISYFPSTREYTQQFGINKKLLNSLEKEIVIMHPGPINRGVEITSDVADSNQAIILEQVENGVAIRMAVIYLLASKIK; this is encoded by the coding sequence ATGAGCGAATTAAGTGTGAATCACTTACTGGGAATAAAATATCTTAACAAAAAAGATATCGAACTCATTTTTGAAACTGCAGATCATTTTAAGGAAGTTATCAATCGCTCTATTAAAAAGGTTCCCACGCTTAGAGACATTACTATCGCCAATATCTTTTTTGAGAACAGCACCCGTACCAAACTTTCTTTTGAGTTGGCCGAGAAACGTTTGTCTGCAGATGTTATCAATTTTTCCGCCTCCCAATCCTCGGTGAAGAAGGGGGAAACCTTAATAGATACCGTAAATAATATCCTTTCCATGAAAGTGGATATGGTGGTTATGCGTCATCCAAACCCGGGAGCAGGGATTTTTTTGTCAAAACATGTAGATGCAGCGATTATAAATGCTGGAGATGGGGCGCATGAACATCCTACGCAAGCACTACTGGATTCGTATTCCATCCGAGAAAAATTAGGAGAAGTTGCAGGGAAGAATGTTGTTATTGTTGGAGATATTTTGCACTCTAGAGTGGCATTATCCAATATTTTCGCTTTAAAATTGCAAGGAGCAAATGTTAAGGTCTGTGGGCCAAAAACACTGATTCCAAAACATATCCCATCGCTAGGAGTACAGGTTGAAACAGATTTACGAAAGGCTTTGGAGTGGTGCGATGTAGCCAATATGCTACGTGTACAAAACGAACGAATGGATATCAGTTATTTTCCATCTACACGCGAATACACCCAGCAATTTGGAATCAATAAAAAACTACTGAACAGTTTGGAGAAAGAAATTGTAATCATGCATCCCGGACCTATAAATAGGGGAGTGGAGATTACAAGTGATGTAGCCGATTCCAATCAGGCCATAATCTTGGAACAGGTTGAAAATGGCGTTGCTATTCGTATGGCCGTGATTTATTTGTTGGCATCAAAAATTAAGTAA
- a CDS encoding histidine phosphatase family protein produces the protein MKTIILVRHGKSSWDYEVSDKDRPLKERGINDAHLVATKFKKNGFNIDFAYSSPANRALHTSIVFLRNLNFDFDKFQVKEEIYDFSGNSVQRFIEGLDNKYSNVLIFGHNYAFTSLANRWGDQYLENVPTAGLVQIKFYVTKWDEIVKGATEQVIFPKHLK, from the coding sequence ATGAAAACGATAATCTTGGTCAGGCATGGAAAATCCTCATGGGATTATGAGGTTTCGGATAAAGATAGACCCTTAAAAGAACGGGGAATCAATGATGCCCACTTGGTTGCGACTAAGTTTAAAAAAAACGGTTTTAATATTGATTTCGCTTATTCCAGTCCAGCAAACAGGGCATTGCATACTTCCATAGTTTTTTTACGTAACCTGAATTTTGATTTTGATAAGTTTCAGGTCAAAGAGGAGATTTATGATTTTTCTGGCAATAGTGTACAACGGTTTATAGAAGGTTTGGATAACAAGTATAGTAATGTACTAATTTTTGGTCATAATTATGCCTTTACATCACTTGCAAATAGATGGGGAGATCAGTATCTTGAAAATGTTCCTACTGCAGGATTGGTCCAGATTAAATTTTATGTTACCAAGTGGGATGAAATAGTAAAAGGGGCTACTGAACAGGTCATTTTTCCAAAACATTTAAAGTAA
- the pdxH gene encoding pyridoxamine 5'-phosphate oxidase → MQKDLSNYRKSYEKSELAENSIKENPLEQFQKWFYEVEATDGLEEVNAMTLSTIGLDGFPKNRVVLMKKYTHEGFIFYTNYDSEKGKAIENDPSVCLSFFWPNLERQVIIKGKAEKIAENLSDGYFESRPMGSQLGAIVSNQSEVISSREMLEEKLHDLEKAYEGKQPERPSYWGGYLVRPISLEFWQGRPNRLHDRIRYTLQEDFNWKIERLQP, encoded by the coding sequence ATGCAAAAGGACTTAAGCAACTACCGAAAATCGTACGAAAAAAGTGAATTAGCAGAAAATTCCATCAAGGAGAATCCATTGGAGCAATTCCAAAAATGGTTTTATGAAGTTGAAGCCACTGATGGTTTGGAAGAAGTTAATGCCATGACCCTTTCTACCATTGGTCTGGATGGGTTCCCTAAAAATAGAGTGGTGCTCATGAAAAAGTATACCCACGAAGGATTCATTTTTTATACCAATTATGACAGTGAAAAGGGGAAGGCCATAGAAAACGACCCTTCTGTTTGCCTTTCGTTTTTTTGGCCCAATTTAGAACGACAGGTAATTATCAAGGGCAAAGCAGAAAAGATAGCGGAAAACCTTTCGGATGGTTATTTTGAATCCAGGCCTATGGGCAGTCAGCTTGGCGCTATTGTATCAAATCAAAGTGAAGTGATTTCGTCAAGGGAAATGTTGGAGGAAAAACTGCATGATTTGGAGAAAGCGTATGAAGGAAAACAACCAGAAAGGCCATCGTATTGGGGCGGTTATCTGGTAAGGCCCATTTCCTTGGAGTTTTGGCAAGGTCGCCCAAATCGTTTGCACGACCGCATTCGATACACACTTCAAGAAGATTTTAACTGGAAAATAGAACGTTTGCAACCCTAA